The Burkholderiales bacterium JOSHI_001 genomic sequence CGTCCAGCACCGCGGGGTGCAGGTCCAGCGCGCGGCTGCGCACCTGCGCGATGAGCTGCTGCACCGTGGCCAGTGAATCCTGCAACCGCGCCAGTCGGGCCGCGGCCTCGCCGTCAGGGGCGCGGCTTTCCTGCTCGATCATCACCTGCAGGTTGATGCGCAGGGCGGCCAGCTGCTGACCCATCTCGTCGTGCAGTTCGCGCGCGATGGCGCGGCGCTCGCTGGACTGGCTTTCCAGCAGCGCACCGGCCAGGTAGTGCAGCTGCCGCTGGCGTTCGTCCAGCGCCAGGCGGTTGCGGCGGCGTTCGGTGGCGTCGGAGAAAAACACCGCCAGGCCGGCTTCGGACGGGAACATGCGCAGTTCCATCCACTGCCCCGGGCGCAGGGCCGCCACCTCGGCGCTGCGCGGCGTGCCCTGCTCCATGGCTTCGCGCAGCACCAGCTCGATCTCGCTGCCACGCAGGCTGGGCAGCACGTGCCACAGCGGCTGGCCGAGTTCGGTGTTCATGGTCACCGGGGCGTAGCGCCGGGCCAGGGCGTTGGCGAAGTTCACGTGCCAATCGGCGTCCACCACGATCACGCCTTCGTTCAGCGAGTTGGTCACCTGGTGCAGCCGGCCTTCGGCGGCGTCGCGCGCCTTGATCTGCTCGCCCAGCCGCGCCACCGTGGCCAGCAGCGATTCGTTCTGCTTGCGCATCACGTCGGCCGACACCGCCAAGCGTTGCGCCATGCGGTTGAAGGCCTGGCCCAGGCGGCCCAGCTCGGCGCGACGCGGCAGGTGCAGCGGTTCGGGCGTGGCGTCGATGGACAGTCGCTCGGCCGCGTTGGTGAAGCGGCCCACCTCGCGCGCCGACAGGCGCAGCACCGCCAGGCCCACCAGCAGGATGGCCAGCGTGAGCCCGCCGATCAGCGCGCCGGACGCGTGCGACGCAGCGTGCGCGCCGGGGCTCAGGTCAGGCTCGGGCCCGGCCTGCACCAGCCACCAGTCCAGGCCCAGGCGCGGCCGCAGGGACTGCGCCACCAGCAGCATGCGGCTGCCGTCGTCGGCGTCATAGCTGGCGGCCACCAAAGGCACTTCCTGCGGGGCCCGCAGCCGCCCGGCCAGGGTGCGGAAGGAACGCGCCAGCAGCTCCGCCCCTTGCGGCAAGCCCGGCGCGGTGTGCGCGTAGGCCGTGCCGACCAGCGACAGGCCACCGCCCAGGGGTTCGGCCCCGGCGGGCGTGGGCAGGGAACTGGCCAGCGGCCGGCCGTCGGGCGTGACCAGGTAGGCCAGCCCCCAGGTCACCAGGTCGGCGCTGCGCAGGTGGGCTTCCAGCGCGGTCAGCGGCCCGCCCACGGCCAGCACCGCGCTCACACTGTCACCGGGCCCGCGCAGCGCCCGGGCCAGGGCCACCATGGGCTGGCCGCTGCCGGCCTTCATGTACACCGGCGACCAGGCGTCGGTGCGCCGGGCCGCCGCCGCCTGGTACCAGGGTTCGCGCAGTGGCGGCGCCGCCGGGTGGTCTTCCGCCAGCGGCTGGCTGCGGTCACCCGCATGGCGCGAGCGGTAGTGCAGGGTGCCGCCGGGTTGGGTGTCGTCGCTGCGGGTGATGACCACGTCGCCGCTGGCCAAGCGGCGCAGGCTCAGGAAGCGGCCATCGGCCAGCGCCAGATGCCATTCACTGTCGGGCAGGCGCGAGACCTCCACCAGCGGCCACAGCGCGTGTTCAGCCTGGTCGAGGTCGGCACCGGTCTGGATGGCCTGGGCCGCCTGCGCCAGGCCCTGCGGCCACTGGGTCATGAAGCCCTGCACGGACTCGTGCAGCCGGGCCAATTCCACCTGCGCCAGGCGGTCGCTCAGGCGGGTGATGGCGTCGTGCGCGGTGCGGTGCGACAGCCAGCCCACCACGCTGGCCAGCATCACCATCAGCAGCAGCAAGGGCAGCGTCGGACCGACGCGAACGGGCATGGGGGCCATCATCGAAGTCCGTCACGGCCGAAGCGGCCGGCATGAGCGGCCGATTGTGACCTTGCGCCGCACGCGCGCCGGGGCCCTGGGCCTACTTGCCTGGGGGGGCGACGGTGCCGGCGGCCGGCGCCGGGTCTTCGGAATGAGAGAGGGCTGCCAAGCCCAAGGCCACCAACAGCATGGCGATGAACAACACCAGGAAACGCAGAACCGGCAGCTTGATGTCCGTGGACATGTGACCCCTGAGCCGATCGCTGTGATTTGATTGTTGAAGGTTCCGCGCACCTGCCGCCTTGCAGCGCCAAGCCGCGGACCATGGTCCGTTCTGCGTTCCCGGATGCCCCTCCGGGGCAGCCCAGCGCGAATTGTCACAGGCTGCCCTGCTCGGCCCCATCAGGCCCAGGTGGGTTAGGCCGCTAAGGAAAAGCCTGATCTCCGTGTTCGCGTGGACCGGCGCGCCTCAGCCGGCCTGGCCATCCGCCCGGGGCAAGCCGAACCAGCGGCCATGCCGCAGCGCCCAGGCGCCCACCGCGGCCAGCCAGAACTGCGCGGCCAGCAGGGTGAGCGGTGTGCTCAGCGCAGGCGGCACCAGCGCCGCGGTCACCCGCAGCAGCACGCCGGCTTGAAGGGCCCAGAACACCGCCCAGGCCCAGTTGTCCGCCACCAGGCTGCGCCCGCTGTGGCCACAGGCCACGCGCGTGGCCATCGCCACCAGCGTGCTGCCGAGGAAGCCCATGGTCAGCGCATGCAGGGGCGCCAGGCCCAGTGACAGCGTGCCGTCGCTGGCACTCATCAGCGCGTGTGACACACCGCCCAGCGTGAAGGCCACGCCCAGCCAGAAAAAGCCCATGTGCAGCATGGCCAGCAGGCGAATCTTCAGGCTCTGCAACAGGCCCCAGCGCAGTGCCAGCCACAGCATCAGCGCGCCGGCCGGCAGTTCCAGCGCGGCGCGCAGCCCGGACAGCAGCACCGAAGACGGGCCGTCGTCGAACGCCTGCAAGGCCGCCAGCGGCGCCTGCACCGCCACCGCGCCCACCATCAGCCACAGCAGGACGCGTGGCCGCCAGGCGTCCTGCGCCGGCAGCGCCGCCGCTGAAAAGAACGGCAGCATGCGGTGCGTCACCGCCACGAAGACCGGCGCCAGACCGCCCCACAGCGCGAAGTGCAGGGCGGCCCGTGCCGCCGCGTCCTGGCCCAGGGCCACGCCCGCCGCGGCCGCCCACAGCGCCATTGCCGTGACGGCGCAGCCACCGGCGGCCAGCACCGCATGTTCGCGCTCGGCCACCCGGCTTTGCAGCACCAGCAACAGGAAGCGACCAGTGGCCAGCGCCAGGCCCACCGCCGCCGTGGCCAGGCCCAGTGCCGCCAGCGCCGCGGCCAGGTGAAAGCCGGGCAGCGCCAACAGCCAGCCCGCCGCCATCAGGCCCAGCGGCAAGGCCAGGTCGGCCGCCCGCTGCGCCGGCTGCTGCAACCAGCGCGGCCCGGCGGTGAACAGGAAGCCCACAAAAAAGAAGGGCATGAAGCCCAGGCCCATGACCAGGGCGTGGGCGGTGCCCGGCCGCACGTCCCAGGGCAGGGCCAGGCCGGCATGCCGGGCCAGCAGCGCCGCCGTCCACCACAGCGCGGCGGCGGCCAGCACCACCGCACCGGCGAAAAAGGCCACGCGATGCGGCGCCGCACCCAGGCGGCCGAAGGAGAAGGACTGCGCCCGCCGGGGCCCCCGCCGGCGCGTGAAGCTGCCCGACGGCAGACCCAGGGGCGAAGGGCTGTTGGGGTGGATGGGGTACATCGCCGGTCTCCTCGGGTGTTGTTCACCGCCCCGCCCCGGGCCGCGGCACCGCAGAGGCGAAACGCCGAGGATGCTAGGCAAGCGCCGGGCGCGGGGGCTTGACCTGGGTCAGGCCCCTTCAGGGTCCAGGCCCGGTGTCACCCGGGGGCGCGCGCCACCAGGCGCAGGCACTGGGCGGCGCTGCCAAAGGGCTGGCCCGCCGGGTCCAGCGCCTGCAAGTGCTCGAAGCCGGCCGCGCGCAGCAGGCCGCACAGCCCGTCCAGCGTGTGGATGCGGTAGGACGCGTGGCAGCAGTGAACCTGCGCGCCCTGCCGCAGCTCGTACTGCACGGCCATGCGGGGCTGGCCGGGCTGCCACTGGCGCCGGATGTCCACCTGCAGCTCGCCCACGCGGCCACTGGCCTGGGGCGCGAAGCGGGTGGCCAGCAGTTCGGCCAGCATCTGCACCTCCAGGGCGAAGCCGCCGCCGGGCCGCAGGGCTGAGCGCGCGGCGCGCAGGAACTGCGCATTGCCGGCATCGTCCAGGTAGCCGAAGCTGTCGCCCCAGCAGAACACCGCGTCGAAGGTTTCGCCGGCCGGGGGCTGGCACATGTCGCCTTCGATCCAGCGCACCGCCTGCCCCCGCGCGTCGGCCCGGGTGCGGGCCAGCGCCAGCAGGCCGGGCGAGATGTCCACCCCGGTGGCCCGGCAGCCCCGCGCCGCCAGTTCGATGGCCACCCGGCCTTCGCCGCAGGGCAGGTCCAGCACCCGCTGGCCGGGCTGCAGGCCCAGGTGGCGCACCAGGAAGTCGGCGTCGTCCAGCGCCTGCTGCACCGGCACGATGGCACGCCACAGGTCCAGCATGGGGCCGCTGAAGTGATGGCGCCACCACTGGTCGTCACGGTAGGGGGGGTCGGGATTCACCTGGCCATGATGCCCCCAAGCCGGCCAGGCCATCGAAGGCTTCGAACGGTCGCGTCAAACGCGGCGAACGGGTGAGGCGCCGGCGGGCCGCAGACTGCGCCTCAGCCAGGTGCCACGGGGGCGCCGCGCACACCACGTCACAGGAAGCACACCATGAGCGACATCGTCATCGTCTATCACAGCGGCTACGGCCACACGGCCAAGGTCGCCGAGGCCGTGGCGTCCACCAGCGGCGCCAAGCTGCTGGCCATCAGCGCCGAAGGCGACCTGCCCGAAGGCGGCTGGGAAGCACTGGCCGCGGCCAAGATGGTGGTCTTCGGCTCGCCCACCTACATGGGCAGCGTGAGCTGGCAGTTCAAGAAGTTCGCCGACGCGTCCAGCAAGCCCTGGTTCACCCAGGTGTGGAAGGACAAGCTGGCTGCCGGCTTCACCAACTCGGCCACCATGAACGGCGACAAGCTGTCCACGCTGCACTACATGTTCACGCTGGCCATGCAGCACAGCATGGTGTGGGTCGGCAGCGGCATGATGCCCAACAACGCCAAGGCCAACACCCGCAACGACATCAACTACGTCGGTTCGTTCTCGGGCCTGATGACCGTGACACCCTCGGACGCCTCGGCCGACGAGATGGTGGCCGGCGACATCGCCACCGCCAAGAAGTTCGGCGAACGCCTGGACGAGACGGTCAAGCGCCTGGCACGCTGACCCGCCGGCTGCCGCCGCGCCTCACCGTGCGGCGGTATGCTGCGCCATGCGTTTCGCTTGGCACTCCTTGCACCGCTTCGTTGCCCTGACGCTGGCCCTGGCGGCCGGCACCGCCCTGGCCAACGACTGCACCGCACCCTTCACCCCGGCGCAGGCTGAAGCCGCCCTGAACGCCTGGCGCGCCCGGGGCGCGCGCTGCGGACTGAAGAGCATGCCTGCCGCCGCACCGCTGAAATGGGACGCCCGCCTGGCGCAGGCCGCTCAGACCCAGGCCTTGGACATGGCCCGGCGGCGCCAGCTCACGCATGCGGGCAGCGATGGCGGCCACGCCAGCGACCGGCTGGCCCAGGCCGGCTACGAATGGGGCGCGGTGGCCGAAAACATCGCCCGCGGCCAGTCCGACCTGCCCGCGGTGATGGGTGCCTGGGCGCGCAGCGCGGGGCATTGCCGCAATGCCATGGAACCGAAGTTCCAGCACATGGGCCTGGCCTGCGTGCAAGCCGACGAGAAGGCTCCGCCCTTCTGGACCCTGGTGCTGGCCGCGCCCCTGCGCTGACGCGGCGAAGTGCGCCGCCGTGCAGGTCAGGCGCCGTTGGACGGCACCGCCAGGCGGTGCGCCGGGTCGGGCGTGCGACCGGTCAATGCGCGGCGCAGGCCGTCGTCCAGCACGCGGTGGTCGATGGGCTTGACCCAGTATTCGTAGGCGCCCAGGCTCATCGCCTTGATGATGTCCATGGTGAGCCGGTCGCCGGTGAGGATGGTGACACGCAGGCCGCGTTCGGCGATGTCCTCGCTGAGCAGGCGCACCACGTCCAGCCCGCCGATGTCGGGCAGGTGCATGTCCAGCAGCACGAAGTCGGGCCGTTCGCTGCGCACCAGGCGCACACCTTCCAGGCCGGTGGCCGCGTGAAGCAGGCTCACCTTGCTGTGGCGGCGCATCAGGCCCTGGACAAACTGGAAGTTCACCAGCACGTCCTCGATGTACAGCACCTTGCCGCACAGCTCGCCTGCAGCGCCCGTCGAGGCGGGTTCTTCCATGGGGGTTCTCAGATTGCTGGCCCGCCCACCCACCGCCACTGCGGCGGGCCGGTGCCGGGCCCATTCGCCGTCACCCGCACAGCATAGGCATTACGCCTAGCGATGCAAGTGCAGAAATGTGCAGGAACAAATTATCGATTGCCGGCCGCGGGGTGGAAACACGCCTGTCACGCCGGCTTGACCACCGCGCGGGCGCGCCGCACCAGGCCTTCCAGGGCCAGCACGTAGCCGTCCACCCCGAAACCCACCACGATGCCGGCCGCCGCGGGCGACAGGCAGGAGTGGTGGCGGAAGGGTTCGCGCGCGTGCACATTGGAGATGTGCACCTCCACCACCGGCAAGCCGCTGCCCTTGATGGCGTCGTGCAGGGCCACCGAAGTGTGGGTGTAGGCGCCTGCGTTGAACACCGCCCCCAGCAACTGGCCGGCGCGGTGCGCGGCGCCAGCCTCGTGGATCCAGTCCAGCAGCACGCCCTCGTGGTTGCTCTGGCGACAGTCCACCGTCACGCCCAGGCGGATGCCTGTGTCGCGGCACAGGGCCTCCACATCGGCCAGCGTGGTGGCGCCGTAGATGGCCGGCTCGCGGGTGCCCAGCAGGTTCAGGTTGGGACCGTTCAGGACGAGGATGGTGTTCACGGTGCGGCGGCGGAAGTTCGCAGGCCGCACAGTGTAGGCGCGCCGTCGGCCCGGGCACGCCCGGCCGGGGCTGGGCCCGCCGTCAGTGCAGCACCAGCACCGGCATCTTGCAGCGCGACAGCACGTTCTTGGTGTGCGAACCGAACAGCAATTCGCCGAATGCGCCGCGACCGTGCGTGACCATGACGATCATGTCGCAGCCCAGGCCTTGCGCCATGTCGACGATGGTGTTGTCCACGTTGTCGGTGCGCGAATGGCTGCCGCTGAAAGCCACGCCGGATTCCGAAGCGGACTTCTCGAAGCACTTGAGCACGTTCTGCGCATGGGCGTCGGTGCGCGCCATGTGCTCGTCGCTGGACTTGCTGTAGGCACTGGGGTGGGTGCCGACGGTGGGCAGCGGCAGTTCGGGTTCGGCCACGAAACCATGGATGGCCGCGCCCAGTTGCTTGGCCAGGTCCACACTGGCTTGCATGGCACGCTCGGACAGTTCGCTGCCATCGACCGGAACGAAAAGCTTCTTGTACATGGCGCATCTCCTGGATGCGCTGAACTTACGCCCCGGGCGCGCAGCCGCCGTTGACGGCCGTCAAGCGAATCACTGCGAGGCGGCCGAGGCTGGCGCGGCAGGTGCGGCCGGCGCCGACGCCGCCGAAGCCGCGTCGTGCGAGGCGTGGGCGCCCGCGCCCACGTCGTGCTTCTCGCCGCCCATGTCCACGTCGCCGCCGGCCTTGTTCAGGATGAACAGCGCCACGGCGGCGAAGATGATGAACCCGATGACCAGTTTCAGCATGATGAAATTTCCAATGTGGGCCCGCGGCACTGTGCGCGAAGGCGCTGACCCCGGGCTTTCGATGTTGAGGCAAAAGGCACAAGGCGGCCGAAGCCGCCTTGCCGCAGGACGCGATGACAGGCTGCCGTGGCGAACCACGGCCGGCCGCTGTCAGTCTTGCGCGTAGATGTCCACGTCCTTGGTTTCCTTCACGAACAGCATGCCCACCACGAAGGTGATGCTGGCGATGATGATCGGGTACCACAGGCCGCTGTAGATGTTGCCCTGGGCGGCCACGATGGCGAAGGAGATGGCCGGCAGGAAGCCGCCGAACCAGCCATTGCCGATGTGGTACGGCAGGCTCATGGACGTGTAGCGGATGCGGGTGGGGAACATCTCCACCAGCATGGCCGCGATGGGGCCGTAAACCATGGTGACGTAGATCACCATGATGAACAGGATGACCACGATCATGATCCAGTTGCTGGAGCCGAAGGGAATGGGGTCGGCCTTGGCCGGGTAGCCGGCAGCGTTCAGGGCCTCGCGCACTTCCTTCTCGAAGCGGGCCTTGTCGTCCTTGGCGGTCGGGGCCTTGCCGTCGTAGGCGGCCACGGTCTTGTCGCCCACCTTCACCACGGCGCCGCTGCCGGCCGGGCCGTCCACCTTGTCGTAGTTCACACCGCTGTTGGCCAGGAAGGTGCGCGACAGGTCGCAGGGGGTGAAGAACTTGGCCGTGCCGGTCAGGTTCAGGATCAGGTTGCAGTTGGCCGGGTCAGCCTGCACCGTCACCGGCGAGGTCTTGATGGCCTGCGCCAGCTTGGGGTTGGCGTAGGTGGTCAAGGCGTTGAACAGCGGGAAGTAGGTCAGCACCGCCAGCAGGCAGCCGGCCATGATGATGGGCTTGCGGCCGATCTTGTCCGACAGGGTGCCGAACAGCAGGAAGAAGGGCGTGCCCAGGATCAGCGACACCGCGATCAGGATGTTGGCCGTGGGGCCGTCCACCTTCAGGAAGGACTGCAGGAAGAACAGCGCGTAGAACTGGCCCGTGTACCAGACCACGGCCTGGCCGGCGGTCAGGCCGATCAGCGCCAGGATCACGATCTTCAGGTTGGCCCACTGGCCGAAGGATTCGGTCAGCGGCGCCTTGGAGGTCTTGCCCTCGGATTTCATGCGGGCGAAGGCCGGCGACTCGTTCAGGCGCAGCCGGATCCACACCGACACGGCCAGCAGGATGCCCGACACGGCGTAGGGAATGCGCCAGCCCCA encodes the following:
- a CDS encoding signal transduction histidine kinase (PFAM: Histidine kinase; HAMP domain; Histidine kinase-, DNA gyrase B-, and HSP90-like ATPase; PAS fold) — its product is MMAPMPVRVGPTLPLLLLMVMLASVVGWLSHRTAHDAITRLSDRLAQVELARLHESVQGFMTQWPQGLAQAAQAIQTGADLDQAEHALWPLVEVSRLPDSEWHLALADGRFLSLRRLASGDVVITRSDDTQPGGTLHYRSRHAGDRSQPLAEDHPAAPPLREPWYQAAAARRTDAWSPVYMKAGSGQPMVALARALRGPGDSVSAVLAVGGPLTALEAHLRSADLVTWGLAYLVTPDGRPLASSLPTPAGAEPLGGGLSLVGTAYAHTAPGLPQGAELLARSFRTLAGRLRAPQEVPLVAASYDADDGSRMLLVAQSLRPRLGLDWWLVQAGPEPDLSPGAHAASHASGALIGGLTLAILLVGLAVLRLSAREVGRFTNAAERLSIDATPEPLHLPRRAELGRLGQAFNRMAQRLAVSADVMRKQNESLLATVARLGEQIKARDAAEGRLHQVTNSLNEGVIVVDADWHVNFANALARRYAPVTMNTELGQPLWHVLPSLRGSEIELVLREAMEQGTPRSAEVAALRPGQWMELRMFPSEAGLAVFFSDATERRRNRLALDERQRQLHYLAGALLESQSSERRAIARELHDEMGQQLAALRINLQVMIEQESRAPDGEAAARLARLQDSLATVQQLIAQVRSRALDLHPAVLDDLGLAAALQWLCDRQQQRLGLELSLSGDDAIGALPPLVELACFRIAQEAINNAARHSGTDRIELWLALDSDALHLQVRDNGQGFDAEDMANMKRGHSLGLVSMRERAEQLGGRFEIQSHPGQGTTIVVALPLQEHDEQDQSSAGG
- a CDS encoding uncharacterized protein involved in response to NO (PFAM: NnrS protein) produces the protein MYPIHPNSPSPLGLPSGSFTRRRGPRRAQSFSFGRLGAAPHRVAFFAGAVVLAAAALWWTAALLARHAGLALPWDVRPGTAHALVMGLGFMPFFFVGFLFTAGPRWLQQPAQRAADLALPLGLMAAGWLLALPGFHLAAALAALGLATAAVGLALATGRFLLLVLQSRVAEREHAVLAAGGCAVTAMALWAAAAGVALGQDAAARAALHFALWGGLAPVFVAVTHRMLPFFSAAALPAQDAWRPRVLLWLMVGAVAVQAPLAALQAFDDGPSSVLLSGLRAALELPAGALMLWLALRWGLLQSLKIRLLAMLHMGFFWLGVAFTLGGVSHALMSASDGTLSLGLAPLHALTMGFLGSTLVAMATRVACGHSGRSLVADNWAWAVFWALQAGVLLRVTAALVPPALSTPLTLLAAQFWLAAVGAWALRHGRWFGLPRADGQAG
- a CDS encoding methylase involved in ubiquinone/menaquinone biosynthesis (PFAM: Methyltransferase domain), encoding MAWPAWGHHGQVNPDPPYRDDQWWRHHFSGPMLDLWRAIVPVQQALDDADFLVRHLGLQPGQRVLDLPCGEGRVAIELAARGCRATGVDISPGLLALARTRADARGQAVRWIEGDMCQPPAGETFDAVFCWGDSFGYLDDAGNAQFLRAARSALRPGGGFALEVQMLAELLATRFAPQASGRVGELQVDIRRQWQPGQPRMAVQYELRQGAQVHCCHASYRIHTLDGLCGLLRAAGFEHLQALDPAGQPFGSAAQCLRLVARAPG
- a CDS encoding multimeric flavodoxin WrbA (PFAM: NADPH-dependent FMN reductase), whose protein sequence is MSDIVIVYHSGYGHTAKVAEAVASTSGAKLLAISAEGDLPEGGWEALAAAKMVVFGSPTYMGSVSWQFKKFADASSKPWFTQVWKDKLAAGFTNSATMNGDKLSTLHYMFTLAMQHSMVWVGSGMMPNNAKANTRNDINYVGSFSGLMTVTPSDASADEMVAGDIATAKKFGERLDETVKRLAR
- a CDS encoding uncharacterized protein with SCP/PR1 domains (PFAM: Cysteine-rich secretory protein family): MRFAWHSLHRFVALTLALAAGTALANDCTAPFTPAQAEAALNAWRARGARCGLKSMPAAAPLKWDARLAQAAQTQALDMARRRQLTHAGSDGGHASDRLAQAGYEWGAVAENIARGQSDLPAVMGAWARSAGHCRNAMEPKFQHMGLACVQADEKAPPFWTLVLAAPLR
- a CDS encoding response regulator with CheY-like receiver, AAA-type ATPase, and DNA-binding domains (PFAM: Response regulator receiver domain) gives rise to the protein MEEPASTGAAGELCGKVLYIEDVLVNFQFVQGLMRRHSKVSLLHAATGLEGVRLVRSERPDFVLLDMHLPDIGGLDVVRLLSEDIAERGLRVTILTGDRLTMDIIKAMSLGAYEYWVKPIDHRVLDDGLRRALTGRTPDPAHRLAVPSNGA
- a CDS encoding 3-dehydroquinate dehydratase, type II (PFAM: Dehydroquinase class II~TIGRFAM: 3-dehydroquinate dehydratase, type II), with the protein product MNTILVLNGPNLNLLGTREPAIYGATTLADVEALCRDTGIRLGVTVDCRQSNHEGVLLDWIHEAGAAHRAGQLLGAVFNAGAYTHTSVALHDAIKGSGLPVVEVHISNVHAREPFRHHSCLSPAAAGIVVGFGVDGYVLALEGLVRRARAVVKPA
- a CDS encoding universal stress protein UspA-like protein (PFAM: Universal stress protein family); this translates as MYKKLFVPVDGSELSERAMQASVDLAKQLGAAIHGFVAEPELPLPTVGTHPSAYSKSSDEHMARTDAHAQNVLKCFEKSASESGVAFSGSHSRTDNVDNTIVDMAQGLGCDMIVMVTHGRGAFGELLFGSHTKNVLSRCKMPVLVLH
- a CDS encoding arabinose efflux permease family protein (PFAM: Sugar (and other) transporter); translation: MATAAIGKADAPMTKEESSVIFASSLGTIFEWYDFYLFGVMAPIIAANFFTALDPATRDIFTLLAFAAGFAVRPFGALVFGRLGDLVGRKYTFLVTILIMGLSTFAVAFLPNYASWGIAAPITLISLRLLQGLALGGEYGGAATYVAEHAPHGKRGAYTSWIQTTATVGLMLALMVILGTRLSLGEKEFSAWGWRIPYAVSGILLAVSVWIRLRLNESPAFARMKSEGKTSKAPLTESFGQWANLKIVILALIGLTAGQAVVWYTGQFYALFFLQSFLKVDGPTANILIAVSLILGTPFFLLFGTLSDKIGRKPIIMAGCLLAVLTYFPLFNALTTYANPKLAQAIKTSPVTVQADPANCNLILNLTGTAKFFTPCDLSRTFLANSGVNYDKVDGPAGSGAVVKVGDKTVAAYDGKAPTAKDDKARFEKEVREALNAAGYPAKADPIPFGSSNWIMIVVILFIMVIYVTMVYGPIAAMLVEMFPTRIRYTSMSLPYHIGNGWFGGFLPAISFAIVAAQGNIYSGLWYPIIIASITFVVGMLFVKETKDVDIYAQD